From a region of the Hymenobacter jejuensis genome:
- a CDS encoding DNA-3-methyladenine glycosylase — MKLTSEFYQRPDVVQIARDLLGKYLYTNINGVLTGGRIVETEAYAHLNDQACHSHLGRYTARTSIMYEAGGVAYAYLIYGRYTLFNIITNKAGKADAVLIRGLEPTEGIPEMLLRRGLTSVSSKLTAGPGLLTQALGITTKHYGTDLTGNLIWLEDHGESVPEEMVRTSPRVGIDYAGLDAALPWRFRELGSKWTSPAK, encoded by the coding sequence GTGAAGCTTACCAGCGAATTCTACCAGCGCCCCGATGTAGTACAGATCGCACGTGACCTATTAGGTAAGTATCTGTATACCAATATAAATGGTGTGCTTACGGGCGGGCGCATCGTAGAAACGGAGGCCTACGCCCATCTCAACGACCAAGCTTGTCATTCGCATTTGGGGCGCTACACGGCGCGTACCAGCATCATGTACGAGGCCGGCGGAGTAGCTTACGCCTACCTTATTTACGGACGCTACACGCTGTTCAACATCATTACCAACAAAGCCGGCAAAGCCGATGCCGTCCTGATTCGGGGCCTCGAACCCACGGAAGGCATCCCGGAAATGCTGCTTCGGCGGGGACTGACCAGCGTTTCGTCGAAGCTAACTGCCGGGCCGGGGTTGCTGACGCAGGCCCTGGGAATTACTACCAAACACTACGGCACCGATCTGACCGGCAACCTGATCTGGCTGGAAGACCACGGAGAATCGGTACCAGAAGAAATGGTCCGCACCAGTCCGCGCGTCGGCATTGATTATGCTGGTCTTGATGCCGCCCTGCCTTGGCGCTTTCGCGAATTAGGTAGCAAATGGACAAGCCCTGCTAAATAG
- a CDS encoding B12-binding domain-containing radical SAM protein → MKSPHILLITPPLTQLNTPYPATAYLKGFLGGRGYSVTQADLGLELVLKLFSKAGLQRVFAEIEQGAYSLSDNSRRMLRLQKSYLATIEPVIKFLQNKDNTLAPRICHSRFLPEAARFDNVADLESAFGTMGLTDQARHLATLYLEDLGDLIKETVGPQFGFSRYAEKLAMSATSFEPLYEALQAAPNLLDEMLLELLDELVARTEPDVVGFTVPFPGNLYGALRLAGRVKQQRPQVKTLMGGGYPNTELRQIREPRFFDYIDYLTLDDGEGPWLRLLEHLQGQRAQEDLQRTFLRDAQGQVQYLNACRDADIPHPEVGTPDYSDLPLTEYLSVIEVLNPMHRLWSDGRWNKLTVAHGCYWKRCSFCDVTLDYISRYETAPATLLVDRIEQIVRQTGQTGFHFVDEAAPPLALRDLAVELLRRRVNITWWGNIRFEKTFSPDLCRLLAASGCIAVSGGLEVASDRLLTLMEKGVTIAQVARVTDGFTQAGIMVHAYLMYGFPTQTTQETVDSLEVVRQLLAAGIVQSGYWHRFSMTAHSPVGKNPAKYKVAAIGPEPGDFAWNDLWHDDPTGTDHEQFGPGLAKALYNYMHGVALNEPLQFWFDFRVPRPTVPRQLIQQALQTESKPDSAKQNLRLFWLGNAPDLEITEGKKGARATLTFYEQAEDFEVKTSDAIGQWLLELLTKLAHDYETKLLLKEAAASFPVSAAGMSFEAFLTSPVWLLLREKGLLIL, encoded by the coding sequence GTGAAATCTCCTCATATCCTGCTCATTACGCCCCCGCTTACGCAACTCAACACGCCGTATCCGGCCACGGCATACCTGAAGGGCTTTTTGGGCGGACGCGGTTACTCCGTAACGCAAGCCGACTTGGGCTTGGAGCTGGTATTGAAGCTGTTTTCAAAAGCCGGGTTACAGCGCGTCTTTGCCGAAATCGAACAGGGAGCATATTCCCTGAGCGACAACTCCCGCCGGATGCTGCGGTTGCAGAAAAGCTATCTAGCTACTATTGAGCCAGTTATAAAATTCCTACAAAACAAGGATAACACGCTTGCGCCGCGCATTTGCCACAGCCGCTTTTTGCCCGAAGCCGCCCGTTTCGACAACGTGGCCGACCTGGAAAGCGCTTTCGGCACGATGGGCCTCACCGACCAGGCCCGCCATTTGGCCACGCTGTACCTCGAAGACCTCGGCGACCTGATCAAGGAAACCGTTGGGCCACAGTTTGGCTTCAGCCGCTACGCCGAAAAGCTAGCCATGTCGGCTACAAGCTTCGAGCCGTTGTACGAAGCCCTGCAAGCTGCGCCTAACTTACTGGACGAGATGCTGTTGGAGCTACTCGACGAACTGGTAGCCCGTACCGAGCCCGACGTTGTGGGCTTTACGGTCCCATTTCCGGGCAACCTATACGGGGCCTTGCGCTTGGCTGGCCGGGTAAAGCAGCAGCGTCCGCAGGTAAAAACACTCATGGGCGGTGGCTACCCCAATACTGAGCTGCGCCAAATTCGCGAGCCTCGCTTCTTCGACTACATTGATTATCTGACCCTTGACGATGGCGAAGGGCCGTGGCTCCGGTTGCTGGAGCACCTGCAAGGACAGCGCGCGCAGGAGGATTTGCAGCGCACCTTCCTGCGCGATGCCCAAGGGCAAGTGCAGTACCTCAACGCCTGCCGCGATGCCGATATTCCGCACCCCGAGGTAGGAACTCCCGACTACAGCGACCTCCCGCTCACCGAGTATCTATCAGTAATTGAGGTACTTAACCCCATGCACCGCCTCTGGAGCGATGGGCGCTGGAACAAGCTAACAGTAGCCCATGGCTGCTATTGGAAGCGGTGCTCGTTCTGCGACGTAACCCTCGACTACATCTCGCGCTACGAAACGGCGCCGGCGACTTTACTTGTCGACCGCATCGAGCAAATTGTGCGGCAGACGGGGCAAACCGGCTTTCACTTCGTCGACGAAGCGGCCCCACCCCTCGCCTTACGCGACTTGGCCGTGGAGTTGCTGCGCCGCCGCGTCAACATTACGTGGTGGGGCAATATTCGCTTCGAGAAGACTTTTTCGCCTGATCTGTGCCGCTTGCTGGCCGCGTCTGGGTGCATTGCGGTGTCGGGCGGGTTGGAAGTTGCCTCAGATCGCCTGTTGACCTTGATGGAAAAGGGCGTCACGATTGCCCAAGTTGCGCGCGTAACCGATGGCTTCACGCAGGCAGGTATCATGGTGCACGCTTACCTCATGTACGGCTTCCCGACTCAAACTACGCAGGAAACCGTTGATTCTCTAGAAGTTGTGCGGCAGCTCTTGGCGGCAGGCATTGTGCAATCGGGTTATTGGCACCGCTTCTCCATGACGGCGCACAGCCCGGTAGGCAAGAACCCCGCGAAATACAAAGTAGCCGCCATCGGCCCGGAGCCGGGCGATTTTGCGTGGAACGACCTCTGGCACGACGACCCCACCGGTACCGATCACGAGCAATTTGGTCCGGGTTTGGCGAAGGCCTTGTACAACTACATGCACGGAGTAGCCCTCAACGAGCCGCTGCAATTCTGGTTTGATTTCCGGGTGCCGCGCCCCACGGTACCGCGCCAGCTTATTCAACAAGCCCTGCAAACCGAAAGTAAGCCCGACAGTGCCAAGCAAAACCTACGCTTATTTTGGCTTGGCAATGCCCCCGATTTAGAGATTACGGAAGGCAAAAAAGGAGCACGCGCCACGCTCACATTCTATGAACAAGCCGAAGATTTTGAGGTGAAAACATCGGACGCCATCGGGCAATGGCTGCTGGAATTGCTTACCAAACTTGCCCACGATTACGAAACCAAGCTGTTGTTGAAAGAAGCAGCGGCCTCCTTTCCTGTGAGCGCCGCGGGCATGTCGTTCGAGGCTTTTTTGACGTCGCCGGTGTGGCTGTTGCTCCGCGAAAAAGGCTTGCTGATTCTGTAG
- a CDS encoding helix-turn-helix domain-containing protein, producing MKTTLLHIKNMVCPRCIEAVHHLLEQAGYRPTQVTLGQAQLDRTTPADPAAVAPMLREAGFDLLMGRGEQLTEQIKGALAEYLEHLRTARMPLTTSAFLTDRFAATYSHLSKVFSRTANLTIEKYLIRLKIERVKEMLSYGELTLSEIADQMRYSSGQHLSNQFRQVTGRSVSEFRRDMMPKRLSLDKLAS from the coding sequence GTGAAAACGACACTGCTACATATCAAAAACATGGTGTGCCCCCGCTGCATAGAGGCTGTACACCATCTGCTAGAGCAAGCTGGGTATCGCCCTACACAAGTTACGCTAGGCCAAGCGCAGCTCGACCGCACCACCCCCGCCGATCCGGCCGCGGTGGCTCCTATGTTGCGCGAAGCTGGTTTCGACCTGCTCATGGGCCGGGGCGAACAGCTCACCGAACAGATTAAAGGCGCGCTGGCCGAATACTTGGAGCACCTGCGCACGGCGCGCATGCCCCTTACCACCTCGGCCTTCCTCACCGATCGGTTTGCGGCGACGTACTCGCACCTGAGCAAGGTATTTTCGCGCACTGCCAATCTTACCATTGAGAAATACCTCATTCGCCTCAAAATCGAGCGCGTTAAGGAGATGTTGAGCTACGGCGAACTGACGCTTAGCGAGATAGCCGACCAAATGCGTTACAGCAGCGGTCAGCACCTTTCCAACCAATTTCGGCAAGTCACCGGCCGCTCGGTAAGCGAGTTCCGCCGTGATATGATGCCCAAGCGCCTGTCGTTGGATAAACTCGCGAGCTAG
- a CDS encoding GNAT family N-acetyltransferase: MSSPLRISVPKRSAATAAVLANLGRQTFHETFIADNNPEDMAAYLAENFGEEQQLAELQNPDTLFLLVQMQQQPIGYAKLRFNSPLGLEPGKKPDNRLEIERLYVLQDWIGTGLGATLMRRILDEARAKGCRSVVLGVWERNVRAIEFYKRFGFRQIGSHEFRLGNDIQTDLILRKGL, encoded by the coding sequence ATGTCTTCGCCACTCCGTATCTCGGTGCCCAAACGCAGTGCTGCCACTGCGGCCGTGTTGGCAAACTTGGGTCGCCAAACCTTTCACGAAACCTTTATCGCCGACAACAACCCCGAAGACATGGCTGCTTACCTAGCCGAGAATTTTGGGGAAGAACAGCAACTCGCCGAACTTCAGAATCCCGATACGCTGTTTTTGCTGGTTCAGATGCAGCAGCAACCCATCGGCTACGCCAAGTTGCGCTTCAACTCTCCTTTGGGCCTGGAACCAGGGAAGAAGCCCGACAATCGCCTGGAAATTGAGCGATTGTATGTGTTGCAGGACTGGATCGGGACGGGCTTGGGCGCCACTCTGATGCGCCGCATTCTGGACGAGGCACGCGCCAAGGGCTGCCGCTCGGTGGTGCTTGGTGTGTGGGAGCGCAACGTGCGCGCCATCGAGTTCTATAAGCGCTTTGGCTTTCGGCAAATCGGCAGTCACGAATTCCGGCTAGGCAACGATATACAGACCGATCTTATTCTTCGTAAGGGTCTGTAA
- a CDS encoding TonB-dependent receptor plug domain-containing protein, with the protein MINTRGFGRLASVKLLGALGTFLCLTGVCPAQAQHADPIAPDSVGLAGEHVLPAVRVQAVPLSRFAVGSRVTSIDSATLAQYRSGTLTDVLAARTPLYIKNYGPGQLSSISFRGTSAQHTAVLWNGFNIGLPTLGQTDFSLLPVSGNTRVEVQHGPASAAYGTAAIGGTVLLSSPVVWGAGPRASVQLDAGSFGLGAGSLEGSFSNQKIAVRTSATYREAQNDFPYYAREFRGLVRHRQQSAAIRQGSFAQDITLRLGQASELTAAAWLTDANRQIQPAIGSSNNQAREHDQSRRLLAGYRHVASRHETGVRVAWFDDVLNYQQIGLVSNSRVQTTQLQADHTLNFAAKANLRLGIEAQHFAAQVDGYHGRKTENRYSGYALFRYDPRPEVRLTLNLRQTMVPNRRPPLAPTAGAEWNIYHIYNQLFTIKASTSRSYRAPTLNERYWPTGNPNILPEDGMGYEGGLRHEVSLTPQLALHSELTAYRQLVDNWVEWLSDPITGGSTPHNVRKVRAQGLEASTQAKWHPGAYALLARASYALTQSEKVRGYADDPNPMGQQLAYVPMHSAAFTTDHTWRGWQLTTSLTFTGERRTYSTATTLPSYVLLNATIGRTLHVAPTWSLTALAQGYNLTNRTYQNYEFRAMPPCWGLLSVRVAWH; encoded by the coding sequence ATGATTAATACGCGTGGATTCGGTCGGTTAGCATCGGTGAAGCTGCTAGGTGCGCTTGGCACATTCCTGTGCCTGACGGGAGTCTGCCCCGCACAGGCGCAGCACGCCGATCCGATTGCGCCCGATTCAGTAGGCTTGGCCGGCGAGCACGTGCTGCCTGCCGTTCGGGTGCAGGCTGTGCCCCTCAGCCGCTTTGCCGTGGGCAGCCGCGTAACCAGCATTGACTCTGCCACGCTTGCTCAATATCGTTCGGGCACCCTTACCGATGTATTGGCCGCACGCACGCCGCTGTACATCAAGAACTACGGCCCGGGGCAGCTATCTTCTATTTCATTTCGGGGCACTTCGGCGCAGCACACAGCCGTACTCTGGAATGGCTTCAACATCGGCCTGCCGACGCTTGGCCAGACCGATTTTTCGCTGTTGCCCGTGAGCGGCAACACCCGCGTGGAAGTTCAGCACGGACCGGCCAGCGCCGCATACGGAACGGCCGCCATTGGCGGGACCGTGTTGCTGTCGTCGCCGGTTGTGTGGGGCGCCGGGCCACGGGCTAGTGTGCAGCTTGATGCTGGCAGCTTTGGCCTGGGCGCGGGCAGCTTGGAGGGCAGCTTCAGCAATCAGAAAATTGCGGTGCGCACATCGGCTACTTACCGGGAAGCGCAAAACGATTTTCCATACTATGCCCGTGAGTTCAGGGGGTTGGTGCGCCACCGCCAGCAAAGTGCGGCCATTCGCCAAGGCAGCTTTGCCCAGGACATTACGCTGCGCTTAGGCCAAGCTAGCGAACTCACGGCCGCGGCTTGGCTCACCGACGCCAACCGCCAGATTCAGCCTGCCATTGGTTCCAGCAACAATCAAGCACGCGAGCATGACCAGAGCCGACGGCTGCTGGCGGGCTATCGGCATGTAGCGAGCCGCCACGAAACGGGCGTGCGCGTGGCTTGGTTCGACGATGTGCTCAACTACCAGCAGATCGGGCTGGTCAGCAATTCGCGCGTCCAAACCACTCAGTTGCAGGCCGATCACACGCTCAACTTCGCTGCCAAAGCCAATCTACGGTTGGGCATAGAAGCCCAACACTTTGCAGCGCAGGTAGATGGCTACCACGGCCGGAAGACGGAAAATCGGTATTCGGGTTACGCACTATTCCGCTACGACCCGCGCCCAGAAGTACGCCTGACGCTCAATCTGCGCCAAACGATGGTGCCCAATCGTCGGCCGCCGCTGGCCCCAACAGCAGGCGCCGAATGGAATATATATCACATTTATAATCAATTATTTACAATAAAGGCTAGCACCTCACGCAGTTACCGGGCGCCGACGCTCAACGAGCGCTACTGGCCGACTGGCAACCCTAATATTCTTCCGGAAGACGGCATGGGCTATGAGGGGGGGCTGCGCCATGAGGTGTCGCTAACGCCGCAGCTTGCACTGCACTCCGAGCTTACAGCTTATCGGCAGCTGGTCGACAATTGGGTGGAATGGCTCAGCGACCCGATCACGGGCGGCAGCACGCCGCATAACGTGCGCAAGGTGCGGGCGCAAGGCCTAGAAGCCAGCACGCAGGCCAAGTGGCATCCGGGCGCTTATGCTCTGTTGGCGCGGGCCAGCTATGCGCTTACGCAGTCGGAGAAGGTGCGGGGCTACGCCGACGACCCCAACCCGATGGGGCAGCAGCTGGCTTACGTGCCCATGCATTCCGCAGCCTTCACCACCGACCATACGTGGCGGGGCTGGCAACTCACTACGTCACTGACATTTACGGGCGAGCGCCGCACCTATAGCACTGCAACGACCTTGCCCTCCTATGTACTGCTGAACGCCACCATAGGGCGCACGCTGCATGTGGCCCCCACGTGGTCGCTGACGGCGTTGGCCCAAGGCTACAACCTAACCAACCGCACTTACCAGAACTACGAATTCCGGGCTATGCCACCTTGCTGGGGCTTACTGAGCGTGCGCGTGGCCTGGCACTAA
- a CDS encoding DUF5074 domain-containing protein, producing the protein MFRTHHFPSFLTRALLVGVGAFTVFSCNDTDEAAAPLYNLTKDGSNVFVLNEGAFGTPNAEVSLFSKTSRTVVDNHIFNTVNQRELGDVAQSMLVVGNRGYIVANNSKKLEVVNLTTFQSVATVTGLEQPRYAVAVSADKAYVSEWVKRGEQGRVAVLDLRTNTITKTIAVGRQPEHLLLANGKVYVSNSDENTLSVINPATDAVESAISVQDGPSDLVQDKAGNIWVLCTGITRYQTSAPYAVISSTPGNLIKFSPAAPTAPTVLPFAGSPSGLHLNGAADQLYYSYKGGVYRMSTTDAALPATPLIRRSFYGLGIDPQDNTIYGSVAPYTAAGKFIRYQANGTAIDSFNVNLLPNGFIFY; encoded by the coding sequence ATGTTCCGCACTCACCACTTCCCCTCTTTTCTGACGCGCGCCCTCTTGGTTGGCGTTGGCGCATTCACAGTTTTCAGCTGCAACGATACCGACGAAGCCGCAGCGCCGCTTTATAATCTGACCAAAGATGGCAGCAATGTATTCGTGCTCAACGAAGGCGCCTTCGGTACGCCCAATGCCGAGGTAAGCCTGTTCAGCAAAACGTCCCGCACTGTCGTCGACAACCACATTTTCAACACCGTCAACCAACGCGAGCTGGGCGACGTGGCGCAGTCGATGTTGGTGGTGGGCAACCGCGGCTACATCGTGGCCAACAACAGCAAGAAGTTGGAAGTCGTGAATCTGACGACGTTTCAATCGGTGGCGACGGTGACCGGGCTGGAGCAGCCACGCTACGCCGTAGCAGTCAGCGCTGACAAGGCTTACGTGAGCGAATGGGTGAAACGCGGTGAGCAGGGGCGCGTTGCCGTGCTTGATCTGCGCACCAATACCATCACCAAAACCATAGCCGTGGGGCGGCAGCCGGAGCACCTCCTGCTGGCCAACGGCAAAGTGTATGTAAGCAACTCCGACGAAAATACCCTGAGCGTTATCAACCCCGCTACCGACGCCGTGGAGAGCGCCATCAGCGTGCAAGATGGTCCCAGCGACTTGGTGCAGGACAAAGCAGGCAACATCTGGGTACTGTGCACCGGCATCACGCGGTACCAGACTTCGGCACCGTACGCGGTCATTTCCTCAACGCCCGGCAACCTGATCAAATTCTCACCCGCCGCCCCAACTGCGCCGACGGTGCTGCCATTTGCCGGCAGCCCAAGCGGGCTGCACCTGAACGGCGCCGCCGACCAACTCTACTATAGCTACAAAGGCGGCGTATACCGCATGAGCACCACGGACGCAGCCTTACCCGCTACCCCTCTCATACGGCGCAGCTTCTACGGCCTCGGCATCGACCCGCAGGACAACACCATTTACGGCTCGGTGGCGCCTTACACCGCCGCCGGCAAGTTTATTCGCTACCAGGCCAACGGCACAGCTATTGACTCTTTCAACGTCAATCTGCTTCCCAACGGATTTATATTCTATTAA
- a CDS encoding alpha/beta hydrolase family protein — MALLAASGCTPDRPKLPLPTGHYEGTLTYQGTEARVALDMREPTPDHLQADFRFLEMGLSFPAQNLRFNAPLLHFEQRPGQKQGNMVVEAVQEGDFWRGNFKIDTLKADLLLVRRGKADPRPYREQPVRFRSGNLTLRGTLLLPNDTSFQHAAVVLLHGSSTPHQRDLYSYADLLARRGFAALVYDRRDAALPAGQLPEYSQEDLATDALAAVQALKKQPDIDSTHVGLWGISQGAHVAAIAASRPGRSVAFVVALSGPGVPYADVERFQNASRLREHDVSAKDMKQAAKAFDQLVRFVHGGGESDTTQLHETLTEAWQQPWAQYTTLPRRVPTPAEIKTQLRWRQLDLDPRAAWQQVKVPALLVYGSADERFDASESARRLRNVVGYKQGSTVKVYSGANHELMLPGGLTKEDKWEWPRPAPGFVDDMLGWMRARTAQ, encoded by the coding sequence TTGGCATTGCTCGCTGCCAGCGGCTGTACCCCCGATCGGCCCAAGCTGCCGCTGCCCACCGGGCACTACGAAGGCACGCTCACCTACCAAGGCACGGAGGCGCGGGTCGCGTTGGACATGCGCGAACCGACGCCGGATCACTTGCAGGCCGATTTTCGTTTTTTGGAAATGGGCCTGAGCTTTCCGGCTCAGAATCTGCGCTTTAACGCGCCGCTGCTGCACTTCGAGCAGCGACCCGGCCAGAAACAAGGCAACATGGTGGTGGAAGCCGTGCAGGAAGGCGATTTCTGGCGTGGCAATTTCAAAATCGATACGCTGAAAGCCGACCTGTTGCTGGTGCGCCGTGGCAAAGCCGATCCGCGCCCATACCGCGAGCAGCCCGTGCGCTTTCGCAGCGGCAACCTGACGCTGCGGGGTACCCTGTTGCTGCCCAACGACACTTCCTTTCAGCATGCGGCCGTGGTGCTGCTGCATGGTAGCAGTACGCCCCACCAGCGCGACCTGTATTCGTATGCCGATTTGCTGGCTCGCCGCGGGTTCGCGGCCCTCGTTTATGATCGTCGTGACGCCGCTCTGCCAGCTGGTCAGTTGCCCGAATACAGCCAAGAAGATTTGGCTACCGATGCTTTGGCCGCTGTGCAAGCCCTTAAAAAACAACCCGATATCGATTCTACTCATGTTGGCCTGTGGGGCATCAGTCAAGGCGCGCATGTTGCAGCCATTGCCGCCTCTCGTCCGGGCCGGTCAGTGGCTTTTGTAGTCGCTTTATCGGGGCCGGGCGTACCCTATGCCGACGTTGAGCGTTTTCAAAATGCCAGCCGGTTGCGCGAACATGACGTGTCGGCCAAGGATATGAAGCAGGCTGCGAAAGCATTCGACCAGTTGGTGCGCTTCGTGCACGGCGGTGGCGAAAGTGATACCACGCAGCTGCACGAAACGCTCACTGAAGCTTGGCAACAGCCGTGGGCCCAGTACACCACACTGCCCCGGCGGGTACCGACTCCTGCCGAAATCAAAACGCAGCTGCGGTGGCGCCAACTCGACCTAGACCCCAGAGCAGCCTGGCAGCAAGTCAAAGTGCCGGCACTATTGGTTTACGGCAGCGCCGACGAGCGTTTCGATGCCAGTGAAAGCGCCCGCCGGCTGCGAAACGTAGTCGGCTACAAGCAGGGCTCGACAGTAAAAGTATACTCAGGCGCAAACCACGAGCTGATGTTGCCCGGCGGCTTAACCAAAGAAGACAAATGGGAGTGGCCCCGCCCCGCGCCCGGCTTCGTGGACGATATGCTGGGTTGGATGCGTGCCCGCACAGCTCAGTAA